From Lewinellaceae bacterium:
CCAGTTGTTTTATCCGCTTGCGAAACTCGTAGGGCATGAACAACGCCCCTTTGTCCAAAAAATCGTCGGGGGCATAAACGCCATTTTCCAATATGTAAATCTCCCGGTTCAGGCGGGCCAGGCGTTGCTCGGCGGCCAGCAGGCTATCGCGGTTGAGCAGATCGGGCAGGATTAGGCTGTTGCTGTCCAGCCAGGCTTCAGCCAAAGGCTTTTGGGTATTGAACAAGGTATCCAGCAGTTGCCTGACGGCAGATTTTTCCTCTGTCGGCAATGCTGACTGCCAAACCCTTAAGCCCCATTCGTGCAAACGGGCGCCCAGGCTGGCCTTCTTTTCCAGGATAGAGCGGTACTCCGGATTATCTTCGAGATGGCGCGGCAATTCCGCGTTAAAATAGTTCTGCCCCCATACTAGGGTTGGGAAACACAACAAAAACAACAGTATGTTATACATTTTCATATCAGAGTGCCATTCATTTTTCCACTACAAACGTCCTCGCGATCTTATCGTGCCACCCCTGCCGCTGCTTGTCGAACAGAATCCAGAAAAAGCCCAGGGAAAGAGGCAGGTAAGACAACACTTTGCCCAGGTTGCGGGCGGCGGATTGTTTCAGGCCGAGCGGCAGGCCGTATTCATCTACCACTTTGAGGCCCATCCATTGCTTGCCAAGGGTGCCCTGCCGATCTGAGCTGTCCATTAACAGAGAATAAACGATCCAGATTAGAAAGGCCAGGGAGCGGATCCAACCACGTTGTTCGAGGAAATACCGGCGCGTTTCGATGTCGTTGCGCTCCGTCAGGTAGCGGCCCAGCACCTCATCAAAACCAAAAAAAGAATAGAATACCCAGGCGGTCAGCAGGGTGATCGGCAGGATGTCGATGAGGAAAGCAAAAAAGCGCTTGCCGCGGTCGGCGGGCACAATATGGCTTCCTTCTTCCGGCAAATGGTCGAGGATGTCTCTTGGCATAGTGTTTTTTTGCGCGTAAGAGCCTGTCAGCCCATAAATTAGTAAGATTTGGGGATTTTATCATTCGCCCCGGATCATTTTCAGCAGCCAGTCGCGCTCAAAGGTTTCGGTAGCGGGGGGCAGCGATTCGGCCAGCGCGTTGCGTTTTTCGGTTTCGAAAGGCGCCAGCCGCGCCAGTTTGCGGGTGAAGTCGATGAAATTGCGGGCCTGCTCTTTGAGTTTGGGCTTGGCCAGTTCCTGGCGGTACAGGTAGATGCGGTAAGCTTCCAGGAAAGAGAGGAGCAACTCCGTCTGGCCGGTTTCGTAATAAATTTTGGCCAGCAGGTTTTTGGCAGTGATGGCCAGCAGGGGGTCGCGCAGGTCCAGTTGGTTGAGCAATATCTGTGCCTGTCCGTACTCTTTGCGGTAGGCCAGGTAGTGAGCCAGGTTGAAATGGTAGATGTTTTCCCGGAAATCCTCGGGCAGCAGCTTTTTATAATTTTCCAGAAAGCCCCGGGCCCACTCCAGCCGGCCGGTGGCCAGGCTTACCGTGATGAGGTTGCTGTAGCGCCAGGGCGCCAGTTGGCCGTTATTCAGCAGGAGGCCTTTGTCGAGCAGGTGCTGGTTGAGGTCCAGGAAATGGTTCAGGTACGAGCGGTCCCGATAGTAGTTGATGCGGCGGGTGCAATAGTTGAGCAGGCAGGTGTAGAGGTCTTTCAGTTCATCTTGTGGCAGGATAGCCTCATTGTCCTGCAGCAAACTGTAGAACTTTTGGTAGTGTTCCGGTTCTTCCGGCTCCTGCAACATCAACAGGGCGTAGAGGTAAATATCCACCCTCGGAGCATCGGGCAGAGGATATTCCTGCAACCATTTCAGTACGGCTTCCCCCAGATGGAGGTCGTAGTGAACGTCCAGCATTTGAGCCAGGTTGACCATCTCCAGGCAGTAGCGGAGTTTTTCCGCCAGGTAAGCCCGGTCGAGAGCATCGGCGGCCAGTTGCAGTTCTTCCCTGTATTTGCGTTCGTACTGCCGGGCATAGCGGGCCTCCAGATCGGCCAGGCGGTATTGCGCCTGAAGAAAAAATGCATCCTGGAACGGATATTTTTTCAGCAACTTTCGCACTCTTTTACGGGCAGTATTGTAGTGTTTTTCCAGGCCCAGTTGGCTGTAGGTTTCCAACAATGCCCACTGCTCATCCAGGGGCTGTTCCCTGAGGCATTCTACCGAGAGGAATTGCTCCAGCAGCTGCATCAGCTCGTTCATCCGGTAGGCCAGCCCCTGTTCGTCCAGGTTGCTCCTGGTAGGATTGGCCCGGATCACGGCCTCTTTCTTCAGCTCCGGCGCATCAAAAGCCGGGGCAAAGGCATTCAGGTAATGGAAAAACAGGTTATTTTCCGTATTTTTATTGAAATAGGGCGACTGCAGAAACTCCCCAAACCGGCTCAACTGCCGGGTGGAAAGTTTTCGCAACAGTTCTATCAACTTACTCTCGTGCATAAGTTACTTTTCACCTTTACCCACCTCAATATTACAAAAATGAAGCATGCCATACTACTTTGCTTCCTCCTATCCTGCTCCGCCTCCCTATTCGCCCAGGTGATGTTCCCCGGCGACCTCAACAACGACGGCACCGCCAACCACATCGACCTGCTTCCGTTGGGCGTAGCCTACAACCGGGCCGGGCCGCCCCGCGAACCGGCCTTTCTGGAGTGGATGCCGCAACCGAACATCCCCTGGCCGGACGCGCTGCCCGTCAGCGGCGTCAACCTGGGCTTTGTAGACGCCGACGGCAACGGCCTGATCGACACCTTCGACATCGAGGCCATCGCCCTGAATTACGACAGCCTGCAGTCCCTCTCTATTCCGGAGCCCCGCCCCTATATTTTGCCCGATACTTTTTTCGTCGAAACGCCGCCGGAACTCCGCCTGCGTTTCGAACCCCAAACAGCAAGCCCGGGCGACACCGTCCGCCTGATCGTGGAATACATCGTGCCCGACCCCGCCGCCTTCCCGCCAACCGCCCTGCCCCTCGGCATTGCCTTCAGCATCGGCGGGCTGGATACCCTGCCCATCCGGCCTGCCATACAGGTTTTCCCGGACACCCTGCCGGGCGACCTCATGTTCGTAGCCGCTACCGAAACCCAGGCGCAGTTCTGGCGCTCGGTAGCGCCCGGGCGCGTGGAATTTGCGGCGGCAGGCAGAGGAATGGGCGCGCTGGCCAACTCCCGAAAACTCGCCGAAATGTGGATCATCACCGAAGACATGATCATCCTGCGCGAAGTGCCGGTGGCGCCCGACAGCGTCCTGCTCATCAATACCCGCGAGCAGGTTATCGCCCTGAATTTTATTGGAGATACGCTGACGGTGGGCGACCGGACGCCGCCTGAGCAATCCGCCTTCGCCGAAGTGTTTCCCAACCCTTCCCGGGAAATATTGCAGGTGAGAATGGAACAGCCGATTGGCTTCCAGCTTGCGCTTTTCACCCCCGCCGGCCAGATGGTTCGCAAAGAACGCTTCGGGCCGGCCCGGGAAGCTGTGCTTGTCACTGCCGCCCTGCCACGGGGTTTGTATTTTCTGGAAATCCGAACAGAGGAGTGGGTGCAGGTGGAAAGGGTGTTGATAGAATAATACTACTTCCCCCCCAGATCGATGGCCCTCTCTTTTCCATCATACTTCGCAACCAGCATCTTTTCAGCCCCTTCCGGTATGGGTGTTTTCCTCGATGACTGGCTCAGAAACCCATTGCCGTAGCAAAAAACTCTGGAGTCAATGATTTTTTCGCCATTTCCGATAAAAGTTACTTTGAAATCGTCGCTTTCCGGGACGAAGACCTGTACTTCCTGCCCATACCGGAAGGCCAGCAGCACATCATTGTTTTGAGAAATGATCACAGACCGTCGGTTGCCGACGAAGAGGCTAACCAGGGCCTTGGCGTTTCCAGGGACATAAAACCCGCTTTCCGCCAGGCTCAAAGCCGTGAAATGGCCCGTGCCGTCTCCTTTCAGAAAAAGGCCATTCATGGCGTCCATGCGGCCTAAAGTGGGTTGTATGCCATGGTCGTTGCCAACCATTAACAGGTCCGTATGGCCGTCTCCGTCAAAATCTTCGGCCAGGATGCCATAGGCGGGAGCTGCCTGCGCTTCCAGGGGTAAGGGCCTTATTTCAAATTTCCCGTTGCCCTTATTTTCGATGTAACTGCTTTCGAAAGTGGTGGCGTTTAAAACGTAGGCATCTTTGCGGTCCTCTTCCGAGAGTAGGCTGTCTATCGGCGCCACTCCGATCTGCTCATGCGTGATGAACATTTTTTTCACCTTATTCATCTCTTTGGCCAGGTCGCCCCTGCCGTGAAAGCTGTATTTTTGCGGCTTGCCTTCCCGGTCTTTATAATAAACAAAAGGTATGGCGTCCAGGGAGCCGTTGTCGTCAAAGTCTTTGGCGTAAATCTCAACCGGCTGGCTTTGGCTGGCGCGGATGGAGGAGTTCCTGCCAAAATTCGTCACTACATAATCCAAATCGCCGTCGTGGTCAAAATCGGCGGAAGCGATGCTGTTCCACCATCCGGTATGGCCTTCCAGGCCGGTGTCGCCGGTTAGCTTTTTCAGCTGGCCGTTCTCGTTTTTAAAAATGGTGGCCGGCATCCACTCTCCGGCGACGATCAGGTCGGGCCATCCGTCGGAGTTGTAGTCGCTCCAGAGGGCGTCGCATACCAGGCCCAGGCCATTCAGGCCCGGAGCAATCTCGCCGTTAGCGATTCCCAGCCTGATTTCGCCCGGCCTGGAATCGTTCCTGAGCAGGTAGGAACTCGCCGGCAATGGGTACTCTCCGGGCAGAACCCGCCCCGCCACAAACAGGTCGATATCCCCATCCCGGTCTACATCGGCGGCCCTGACGCAACTGCTGCTGGCTGCCGGCAGGTTCAGCTGATCTGAAATATTGACGAAACGGTTCTTTTCATTGATCAGCAGGACATCTCCGTACATGGGGTCCGACTCCGGAAATTGATTGCCGCCGCAGGCAATGTACAAGTCCTGGTCGCCGTCCTGGTCCACGTCAAAAAACACGGCGCCCAGCTCTTCCCGGTTGGGATCCACCGGCAGGTCCATATCGGATAATTGAAAACTCCCGGATTTGGTTTGCAGGAACAGCTTTCCTTTCTTTTTATGCGATCCGGTTACGTAATAATCATCCAGGCCGTCGCCGTTGACATCTCCGGCCGCCAAACCCGGCCCGAATTGGGAAAATTTATGCAAAAGGAGCGGCTCGTAATTGTAGTCTATGTAGTCCAGGTCCTCGATTTTTTCACCGGGTACGATCGCAGCCGGGCTAAACAAAGGTTGGGCCGTTGCCTGATCTTTTGCAGCCAGGCTCTCATTTGCATCCTGGTAATCAATGCGCAACAATTGATTGGCCTTTTGATCCTTGAGCATGGAAACCTTTCCGTCGGGCCAGGTAACCGTCAGGCTGGCCAGGGAATCCTGCCCCAGGCCCAGGAAAATCCTGCTGTCCATCGACGACAAATAACCCCGGTAGATGGTGTGTTCGTAAAACCCTTTGAGGTGGGAAGAGGCGTATTCAATCGTGGCGCCGATGGCATCCCGGTTGTTGGGCTTGCCGGTCAACTCAATGAGGATGTAATTTCCGGAATCAACCGTATTTTTATAGATGAAAGCCTTGTCGTTGATGTTGTTGACTACCAGATCCAGGTCGCCGTCGTTGTCCAGGTCGCCGTAAGCCGCTCCATTGGAAAAAGAAGGCACGTCCAGGCCCCATTGCTGGGTGACGTTTTCAAATTCCACTCCTCCTTTATTCCGGTAGGCGTAATTGTCGAGCTTGACTTCCGGGATTTTGGCCAGCATTTTATGCTGTTCGACATAGGCATAATAGTTGGCCTGGTAATCCATGAAATCCCGGTCGGTAATGTCTTTGGGAAACCCATTGGTGATGACCAGGTCCCGGTATCCGTCCCGGTCAAAATCGGCTGCTACCGGCGCCCAGCTCCAGTCGGTGGCTTCAATGCCCGCCAGCATGGCCTGGTCGCTGAACACGGGTTCGCCCGTATAGGGGTTCTTCCCCTGATTCACCTGCAGCACGTTGCGGACGTATTGCTGCATGAAGCCGTAGCGCTCATTGTAGAGAAAGGTGGTGTAGTTGGTCGGCCCCAGCATGGTCTTCTTTCGGTAGTTGCTTTCCGGCAGCATATCGAGGGCCACGATGTCCGGCAACCCGTCGTTGTTGATGTCCACCACGTCGTTGCCCATGGCGGAAAAACCGGTGTGTTTTAAGTATTCCGGCGCCCTGTTCGTGAAGGTGCCATCCTGGTTGTTGATGTACATCAGGTCGTTGGAAAGGAAATCATTGGTGACGTAAATGTCCTTCCACCCATCCTGGTTCAGGTCGCAAATATTGACCCCCAGGCTATAGCCGTCGATGGTGATGCCTGCTTCCCGGGAGACATCTGCATATACCGGGTGTTCCTCCCCCTCCGGCCAGTCGTTCCGGTACAACTTATCGACCCGGTCGGCTACCAGTAGGTCTTTCTGATGGGTGTAGACGGTAGGGTTTCGCGACTCCTGCATGCTGTTGTTGATGATGAACAGGTCGAGGTCGCCGTCGTTGTCATAATCGAAAAAGGCGCTGTTGGTGGAGTAGCTGGTGTCGGCAATGCCGTAGGGGCCGGCCAGCTCTTTGAATTCCAGTTTTCCCGATTGGGGAAATTGGTTGACAAACAGGAGGTTCCTCCTCTTTGGGCCTTCCTTGTAGGTGTTCGTACAGACATAGATGTCCTTATAGCCATCCTGGTTGATGTCGACCACCGCTATTCCAGAGCACCAGAACCCGGCGGCCGTTATGCCGGCCGGCTCGCTGATGTCTTCAAACTGGAAGCCGCCTTTGTTTCGGTAAAGCTTGTTGTCGGCGATATTTCCCGAAAAGAACAGGTCGCTCAGGCCGTCGTTGTCAAAATCGGCGATGGCGGCCCCACCGCCGTTGTAGATGTATTCGTATGTCAATATGTTGAAGGAGTCATTGTCGGGGATGGAATTGACGAAGTTCACCCCACTGTGCTCCGGGGCGACCTGTTCAAAGAGGGTTTTATCGCCCTCGGCGCTCTGGCAGGAGTATAAGGCCAGCAGCAAAAAAACTATTGCTATCCTTGAGTTCATCTGATAACCGGTTTTACTTCATTTTGAAAGAAAGGACAGGGGCGTTATTGCGGGCCACCAGGAGCTGGCCGTTTAAAAACACGGCGTCTTTTACCTCGCCGGTTATTTTGATGCCGGACGTTACATCAGAGATGTATTCAAAGCCCCCTTTCCCATCGCCTTTAAAATATCCGCCGCTGAACCCGTCGTGGCGGCCAACTTCCGGTTTCAGGCCGTAAAAGTTGCCGCCCAGAAAGATGTCCACGATATCGTCTCCGTCCAGGTCTGCTATTTCAACCCCAAAGACGGGAGACATTTGAGCCTCGTACGTCATGGGTTCCATCACAAACTTTTTGCCCTCCCTCCTGATGATGCTGGTATTGAAATTCACTACCTGCTTTTGTTCGGATTGGGCCAGCACTTCCGGGGAAAACATATCCGAAATTTGCTTTTGAGCATACTCGCTGTACTTGAGGGCATTTTTCTTTAACACGGGCAGCTGTGCGGTCAGGTCCATTTTACTGGCAAAGGGATAGGGTTTTGCATCCGTTCCAAAATACCATTCCAAAATGCCCTCATATTTTCCGTTGTTATCGTAGTCATTGACGTAAATGTTCAGCGGCTTTTGGGGAGAGGCATGGAATTTCATGTTTTGGCCCCAATTGCCGACCACAAAATCGGTATCGCCGTCCTGATCCAGGTCGGCCGCTTCGATGACGTTCCACCACCCCGTGCTATTGGGTATGGTTACATCCCGCTGAAGGAGCCCGCTGAAATTGACAAACATCGTCACCGGCATCCATTCTCCGACGACGACCAGGTCCGGCCAGCCATCGCTGTTGACGTCGGTCCATACTGCATCAGTAACCATGCCTATCGGCCCTGTTTCCTCGTTGGTAATGTCTGTCCATACATTTTCTCCATCTTTCCGGAACAGATAACTCCTCGGCGTCAGGCCATAGGCGCCGGGAATGCACCTGCCGCCGATGAAGAGGTCCATATCTCCATCGTTGTCAAAGTCGCAGGGTTCTATGCACCCTATTTGCCCGATAGCGGTGGGAACATTTACCAGGTCTCGAATAAAATTGCCTTCGCCGTCATTAGCGTACATGCGCGAGGCAAAATAATCAAAACCTCGCTGGTATTCGTTCCCGCCTACCCCCAGCATCAGGTCCAGGTCTCCGTCTTCATCGGCATCGAAAAAAGCGCCGCAAACGTCTTCGCCATCCTTATCCATCTCAAAGTAGGGTTGCTCGCTTTTCACATATTGGTTATTGCGGGAGAGGTAGAGTTGGGTGGGCTGGCCCGCTGCGCCCAAAAGGACCAGGTCCTCTTGCTTATCGCCGTTCACATCAGCGTGAAGCAATTTGGGGCCTTCCCTGGAAAGGACATGGGGCATCAACCGCTCATGGTCGAAATCGAGGTATTTGTTTTCTTTATGTTCCGGAACGGGGGCGAATGCCGAAGCGCTGTTTTCGAAAAAGGCCGGGCCGGCAGTTTTGGGTTTATCGGCAAACTTGCCCGAAGCATTGGCGTAGCTGGCCTCAATGATGCTGTTGGGTTGAAGGCCTTTCAACACTTCGTACTTCCCGTCGGGCCAGATGACCTGGGCGGAATCTACCCCGGGCCATTGGCCAACGCCGAAGATCACATCCGGATCCACCGAGCTTTGAAAGCCCCGCGAAAGCATCACCTGGCTAACCTGCACCTGGTTCTGATAAAAAATTTTGATCAGGGCTCCGACGCCAAAGCGGTTGTTTTCGCTGCCCTTCAGCTTGAACTTCACGAAACCGTTGCTCTTTTGCTCCACGGCGTTGTTCCGGTAGACAAAGGCTTCCATGTTGACGTTGTTGACCACCAGGTCGTAGTCCCCGTCATTGTCCAGGTCGCCGTAGGCAGAGCCGTTGCTGAAGCTCTCCGGGCCCAGGTGCAGCGCCTCGGCTTCATTTTTGAACCGCAGGCCACCCTGGTTGATGAAGGCAAAATTTTTCTGCTTGTTGTGCGGCAGAAATTCTACAAAGTCCCGAAAGTCGACCCTGCCCGTTTCTTTTACTACTTTTTTCAGTTGGTCTTCGTCGGCCAGGAAATTGACAAAATCGAGGTCGGTTATATCGTGGAAGATGCCGTTGCTGACGAAAATGTCCTTCCGGCCGTCGTTGTCCATATCAAAAATGAGCGAGCCCCAGCTCCAGTCCGTGGCAGCCACGCCGGCAAAGAAGGCCATCTCCCGGAAAGTGCCGTCTCCCTTGTTGATTTGGAGGCAGTTCTGTATGTATTGGAAGAAATAGCTGTTTCTCCATTTCAGGTCCTCCACGTTGTAATCTTCGATCATTAAGGCCGACTTCATCCGGTAGTTGCTGGCGGGCAGCATATCGGTGCTGAAGATATCCTGGTAGCCGTCGTTGTTGAGGTCGGCAATATCGGCGCCCATGCTGTTGGCGGAGACGTAACTCATGTTGTCGGGCAGCACTTCCTTGAAGGTCCCGTCCTGTTGGTTGAGGTAGAGGTAATCCCGTTCCCAGAAATCGTTGGAGACGTAGATATCGGGATACAGGTCGTTGTTGAGGTCGCCAACCGATACGCCCAGGCCAAAGTCAATGTCTCCGGAATATAAACCGGCTTTTTCTGTGACGTCGATGAATTTGCCGCCTACATTTTCGTACAGGCGATCCCCGCCGGAAGCGCCGTAGTTGTTCCGCCCGCCGGAGGCGTTGGCGGCAATGCGCTTGGGGTCAGTATAGCTGTTGTTGAGGACGAAGCAGTCCAGGTCGCCGTCCAGGTCATAATCGAAAAAGGAAGCGTGGGTAGAATAGCCGTCGTCGTTCAGCCCATAAAGCGCGGCGCTTTCTTTAAACGTCAGGCCTCCATTATTGATAAAAAGCTCATTTTCCCGATTCCCTCCGGACAAGTCGCCGGAATTGCAGACATAAATGTCCAGCCACCCGTCGGCGTTCACATCGGCGAAGGCTACCCCGGTGCTCCAGTATCCCGTCCCTTCTATTCCTGCGGACTGGCTGATGTCTTCGAACTGGAAATTTCCTTGGTTCAGGTAGAGCTTATTGGGTTGCATATTGGCGGTGAAAAAGATGTCGTTGAGCCCATCGTTGTTGATGTCTCCGATGGCGACGCCCCCGCCGTTGTAATAATTGCGAAAGGTAAGAATGTTGAAATCTTTCTGATCCTGGACTTCATTGCTGAAGGTGATCCCGGAATGTCCTCCTTTAACCAGCGTGAAGCCGGCTGCATCGCCGGGTTCGGTAACCGATCGTTTACAACCAAATAAAGCGTACAGAAGAGTAAATAAAACAAAAACTCGGCTCAGGCTCACGGTTGGAGAGAATTTAGTGTTGTGCAAAACTATTACTTTTCGCCAGGGCTTTGAAGGTGCGAAGAGAGATAAAAGTAGTTGGTTAGGCACGACGAAAGAATAAACTGTCCATTCTGGCTTGTCCTTTTCGCGCCATGCTGCGTTGCTCATCACTCAGGTAGCTTTGGCTATCCTCATTCTTCGCGCCTTGCCTGGCACAAAAATTACTGCCCCATAATTGAACACTTTATTCTTTCCTCGTGCCTTATTCAACAATGAAGTTACAAAAATGAAGTTATTTTAACGTAACATGTTGAAAAGAGGCGGCACCGTTCCTGATGCCGCCTCTGCCTGTTTTCAGTAATTCTAATGAACGGAAAAGGACATTAGAATCCTTCGTTTTGTTTTAGCGCACCATTCGACAGCTCTATTTCCGTTGAAGGTATCGGGAACGCATAGTGCCTGGGCTGGACCGGGCCGGCGGCATCCAGTGCGCCGATCCTTACGTCAGTGCCGTTTACATTGTTTACCACGGTTTTCTCATAAGCGATGTACTTGGTGACCACTTCTTCCAGCACGCCCCATCTTCTCAGGTCGGGCAGGCGGTGGCCTTCGGTGCCCAACTCCAGCCTCCGTTCTCTTCTGACAGCCGTTCTTGCTGCTGCCTGGTCAGTCCAGGGGCCGGGATACTGGCCTACTTTATAAGTAGCCCAGGTGATGGCGGGGTCGTCGATGGGAACGGCCAATGGGCCGCCGTTGGGACCCTGAGCGCAATTGCCGGCTCTGGCTCTCACCATATTGACCAGGCTTCTTGCTTTTTCCAGGTCGCCGTTGGATTCCACTTCTGCTTCCGCCAGCATCAGCAGCACGTCGGCATAGCGGAGGAATTCTACGTTCTTGGCGTGCAACTGGCCGGTGGTCCATCCCGGCCCTTCCGGGTCGGAAGCCAGTTTCATGTTCTTCTTCGGGCTGAATATGCCGGCCCATCCCAGGCCCCGGATCCATTCGATGCTGGCGTTGCCCCAGTCCAGGTAAGGGATGCCGACCCTGCCAACCGTCCAGTCCAGGCGGGGGTCTACCGTTTGCCCGGTTCCTACTACCACTTTCTCGGCATTCCAGTCGGCGACCGGAAGGCCGTTGGCATCCACCCGGAAGTTGTTGACAAAGTCCTGGGTCGGGTTATTGAACCCACAGCATGACGAAACCGACCCGGTGTGAGGGGCGGCCAACCGTTCCAGGAAATTGGAGTTGGTGCTGTTCGCATCGCCATCGTTGACCGAAGCCTGGAAAGCGAAGAGCGATTCCGTGCTATTCTGAGTGGCAATGGTAAAGTTGTCGTTGTAACAGGGCGTCAGGGAGTACTTTCCGGAACCCACTACTTTTTCAAATTCCGATTTTGCCCCGGCAAAGTCCTTGTTAAACAATTTCACCTTGCCCAGAAGGGCCTGGGCTACCGTTTTGTCAACGCGCCCGACCGCCGTTTTATCCTGAGGAAGAAGCGTAATGGCCTTTTCCAGGTCGGCGATGACCAGCGGCAACACCGGCTGGTCGTTGGGCTTCCGGAAGTCCGTGTCAGTCTCGAGATAATAAGGAACATTTTTGAATATCCGGTAGGCGTCAAAATGGTACCATGCTCTCAGGAAGGTGGCTTCCCCAACGACTCTGTTGACAAAATCTTCGCTTCCTCCATTGTCCCGGAAGGCATTGGCGATATTGATGGCGTTGTTGGCCCGCTTTATGCCTTCGTATACGGCGCCCCATTTATGGCGGAAGACTCCCAGGTTGGTCGACCATTGATACAGGGAAACTTCATAGTACCCGTCCGGGTTGTCGGAAGGTTCAGAGCCTTTGTGCTGGTCATCGGCGGCCGATTCGAAAATGTAGTTGGAGGGAGCAGCCCCCCAGGTATTGCCGATGGTGTTGGTAAACCCGTTCAGCATGTTGTACACGGCGATAAGGCTTGCATCTACCCCTTCTTCACTGTTGCTCAATACGTCGCCCGAAATGGCGCCCTGGGTGGGCGTGTCGAGGAACTCACTGCTGCAAGCCACAATCACCGCCAGGGTGAACAACAAGGTTATGGCTATTAAAAGTGTATTTTTCATTGTTTCTAAACTTCAA
This genomic window contains:
- a CDS encoding RagB/SusD family nutrient uptake outer membrane protein is translated as MKNTLLIAITLLFTLAVIVACSSEFLDTPTQGAISGDVLSNSEEGVDASLIAVYNMLNGFTNTIGNTWGAAPSNYIFESAADDQHKGSEPSDNPDGYYEVSLYQWSTNLGVFRHKWGAVYEGIKRANNAINIANAFRDNGGSEDFVNRVVGEATFLRAWYHFDAYRIFKNVPYYLETDTDFRKPNDQPVLPLVIADLEKAITLLPQDKTAVGRVDKTVAQALLGKVKLFNKDFAGAKSEFEKVVGSGKYSLTPCYNDNFTIATQNSTESLFAFQASVNDGDANSTNSNFLERLAAPHTGSVSSCCGFNNPTQDFVNNFRVDANGLPVADWNAEKVVVGTGQTVDPRLDWTVGRVGIPYLDWGNASIEWIRGLGWAGIFSPKKNMKLASDPEGPGWTTGQLHAKNVEFLRYADVLLMLAEAEVESNGDLEKARSLVNMVRARAGNCAQGPNGGPLAVPIDDPAITWATYKVGQYPGPWTDQAAARTAVRRERRLELGTEGHRLPDLRRWGVLEEVVTKYIAYEKTVVNNVNGTDVRIGALDAAGPVQPRHYAFPIPSTEIELSNGALKQNEGF